In the Colletotrichum lupini chromosome 1, complete sequence genome, one interval contains:
- a CDS encoding PA domain-containing protein yields the protein MRCSQVSLALTYAALASACQRDFFVEKRHTHRKPITKRADDVWPPVLTEEETILVNAFDNVTVDEWSDYYGHQVKLAGLGKEAAQWTADRWTENGFNAQLKEYHVYLSYPVHASLDISYPNGTTNNVRLDEDILEEDDVTGREDRQPTFHGYSASGNVTGEYVYVGRGSQADFDRLVELGVELEGKIALARYGGLFRGLKVKNAQDHGMIGAVIFTDPGDDGNQTVANGYEAYPHGPARNPSAVQKGSVLFLSTHPGDPTTPGYPSHEGVERADISPVTPKIPSIPISYASAEPLLQALDGFGVSAEEVNRTIWAGALNANYSSGPAPGVTLHLDNLMEGKITPIWNVIGQINGTNADETIVIGNHRDTWMIGGNGDPNSGSAILVEFTKAVNVLVSKGWKPKRNIVIASWDAEEYGLVGSTEWVEDHVDWLTETAVAYLNIDVAVSGPRPALATTPELQTVGTEIFKKIIYPNFGGFNISLYDAWLESSEGIVESLGSGSDFTGFLHRGINSLDVGSNNGATDPIWHYHSNYDTYHWMANFGDPGFLVHAAIGQYLTLLAYHLADDEVLPIDVPNYATELRAYLSDLEEYAESEGAEIDLSELSDAIEVFATRADEVKALEQLAVTTGDADLITVVNHKYRDFQRGFISQGGLPDREFYKHVITAPGLDTGYAAVLFPGITEGIQYGKGNLTVAEEWVSKTARGILRAADIIKTSPCQGRKHYVTAVIPQA from the exons ATGCGTTGCAGTCAAGTCTCACTCGCCTTGACCTACGCGGCTCTCGCCTCGGCCTGCCAACGGGACTTCTTTGTCGAGAAGCGGCACACCCACCGCAAGCCCATCACGAAGCGCGCCGACGACGTGTGGCCTCCAGTGCTTACAGAGGAGGAGACTATCTTGGTCAATGCCTTTGACAATGTCACAGTCGACGAGTGGTCAGACTACTACGGTCACCAGGTCAAGCTTGCAGGACTCGGAAAGGAAGCGGCGCAGTGGACGGCAGATCGGTGGACAGAGAACGGTTTCAATGCGCAACTTAAGGAGTACCACGTCTACCTAAGCTATCCTGTTCATGCTTCACTGGATATCTCCTACCCCAATGGCACGACAAACAATGTCAGACTCGATGAGGATATTCTGGAGGAAGACGATGTGACGGGGAGGGAGGATAGACAGCCAACTTTCCACGGTTACTCTGCGTCAGGAAACGTGACCGGTGAATATGTCTACGTTGG ACGCGGTTCCCAGGCAGACTTTGATCGCCTCGTTGAATTGGGAGTCGAGCTCGAAGGCAAGATCGCACTGGCCAGATACGGCGGGCTCTTCCGTGGCTTGAAGGTCAAGAATGCGCAAGATCACGGCATGATCGGCGCAGTTATTTTCACCGATCCCGGCGATGACGGAAACCAGACCGTTGCGAACGGTTACGAGGCGTATCCCC ACGGGCCTGCCAGAAATCCTAGTGCCGTCCAGAAAGGCTCCGTTCTGTTCCTCTCCACTCACCCGGGCGATCCAACCACCCCAGGCTACCCATCCCACGAGGGCGTCGAACGCGCAGACATTTCACCCGTCACGCCCAAAATTCCTTCCATACCAATCTCCTACGCATCTGCCGAGCCCCTGCTGCAGGCTCTTGATGGTTTCGGCGTGTCCGCAGAGGAAGTCAACCGGACTATCTGGGCGGGTGCGTTGAACGCCAACTACAGTTCAGGGCCAGCCCCGGGCGTCACCCTGCACCTGGACAACTTGATGGAAGGGAAGATCACGCCTATTTGGAACGTCATTGGCCAAATCAACGGCACCAACGCCGACGAGACGATTGTCATTGGGAACCATCGCGACACCTGGATGATCGGAGGCAACGGAGACCCCAACTCTGGATCCGCCATCTTGGTTGAGTTCACGAAAGCTGTCAACGTTCTTGTATCCAAGGGCTGGAAGCCCAAGAGGAACAT CGTGATCGCGTCCTGGGACGCCGAGGAGTACGGCCTCGTCGGCAGCACTGAATGGGTCGAGGATCATGTCGACTGGCTTACCGAGACAGCCGTGGCGTATCTGAATATTGATGTGGCAGTATCAGGCCCAAGGCCTGCCCTCGCAACCACACCTGAGCTGCAGACCGTCGGCACTGAGATCTTCAAGAAGATCATCTATCCCAACTTTGGCGGCTTCAACATCAGCCTCTACGACGCTTGGCTGGAGTCCTCTGAAGGAATAGTTGAGTCGTTGGGCAGCGGTAGTGACTTTACAGGCTTCTTGCACCGGGGTATCAACTCG CTCGACGTTGGTTCCAACAATGGCGCGACCGATCCAATCTGGCACTACCACTCCAATTACGACACCTACCACTGGATGGCCAACTTCGGCGACCCAGGCTTCCTCGTCCACGCCGCCATTGGCCAGTACCTCACGCTCCTCGCCTACCACCTCGCCGACGACGAGGTCCTCCCCATTGACGTGCCAAACTACGCCACCGAGCTTCGCGCATACCTCTCTGATCTGGAAGAGTACGCTGAATCCGAGGGCGCCGAGATCGATCTCTCCGAACTCTCTGACGCCATCGAGGTCTTTGCGACGCGGGCCGATGAGGTCAAGGCTTTGGAGCAGCTCGCTGTTACAACGGGCGACGCGGATCTGATCACCGTTGTGAACCACAAGTACCGCGACTTCCAGCGGGGATTCATCAGCCAGGGTGGTTTGCCTGATCGGGAGTTCTACAAGCACGTCATCACTGCTCCGGGCCTGGACACCGGATATGCTGCTGTTCTGTTCCCTGGCATCACTGAAGGCATCCAGTACGGCAAGGGTAACCTCACCGTCGCCGAGGAGTGGGTTTCAAAGACTGCTCGAGGCATCCTGCGGGCTGCCGATATTATCAAAAC ATCTCCGTGTCAGGGTCGTAAGCACTATGTCACGGCTGTAATTCCTCAAGCCTGA
- a CDS encoding ATPase — protein sequence MARTTAAAAAALGLKMVDESAKETKTPASEQTNGTSTTNGKESNGETTNGETIEEDETSAETNSEEKKEDEEEKPKKPLAPFGSIASTKNIYKSAKDSDGNWTWVDKYPEDVQEAAENEETEQYAVVVRNIKSNDSRKKLEADSIVIQSPWLKKALGVILDGYTGVACELERLEFDAPFRPFVHRWTEFRKYMGKKDLDAHTKEHLTILHDILQYEIGNTIKAFEDYVAKGVITFEHLWMIFQPGAIILSAHKGPLSAFELEETEYMENNCGKFLQLRADCVDYGGKEFGRYGERINISEFLGTKKITGLNAYPWAFHAQKEKLRTSLIQRGKIFEELAGHNYKQYSGTAITWDSEGNEVPVQVEGRIVVDINSFNRFSPYRNRYVDDWNAKDMEALSAWKRQHGLGKDGNLKLTPYHQMLARSRTRGYSLKLKKWLDFFVEQVTEITWNTNAFDKLVLPEDQKELILAFSESQLDGSTFDDVISGKGKGIICLLSGPPGVGKTLTAEAVAENLRVPLHTLSSGDLGSQPWEVEHGLSRILELVARWNAILLLDECDVFLEARSTHDLERNKVVSIFLRTLEYYEGILFMTTNRVDNIDLAFQSRIHVSLEYPDLTPESRRQIWRNFLQGATLKSEVSDEDIVELSELKLNGRQIKNILKTAQLLAARKKSPLKRSFIDIVLNIEKRRPGGQAS from the coding sequence ATGGCACGCACaacagcagcggcagcggcggccCTCGGCCTTAAGATGGTCGACGAATCGGCCAAGGAGACCAAGACCCCAGCCTCAGAACAGACGAATGGCACGTCGACTACAAATGGCAAAGAGTCAAACGGCGAAACCACAAACGGTGAGACCATTGAGGAAGACGAGACGTCAGCAGAGACCAATAGCGAGGAGAAGAaagaggacgaggaggagaagcccAAAAAGCCTCTGGCTCCCTTCGGCTCAATTGCCTCTACCAAGAATATCTACAAGTCCGCCAAAGACAGCGACGGCAACTGGACATGGGTAGACAAGTACCCGGAAGACGTGCAGGAAGCCGCCGAGAACGAGGAGACTGAGCAGTACGCCGTCGTGGTGCGCAACATCAAGAGCAACGATAGCCGGAAGAAGCTTGAGGCCGACTCCATCGTCATCCAGAGCCCTTGGTTGAAGAAGGCATTGGGTGTGATCCTGGATGGCTACACTGGCGTCGCTTGCGAGCTAGAACGCCTCGAGTTCGACGCTCCCTTCCGCCCCTTTGTGCATCGCTGGACAGAATTTCGCAAGTACATGGGCAAGAAGGACCTGGATGCACACACCAAGGAGCATCTCACTATCCTGCACGACATCCTCCAGTACGAAATTGGTAACACCATCAAGGCATTCGAGGATTACGTTGCAAAGGGCGTTATCACATTCGAGCATCTGTGGATGATCTTCCAGCCCGGTGCCATCATCCTCTCGGCTCACAAGGGCCCTCTATCTGCCTTTGAGCTCGAGGAGACCGAGTATATGGAGAATAACTGCGGAAAGTTCCTCCAGCTGCGCGCCGACTGTGTTGACTACGGCGGCAAGGAGTTCGGCCGCTACGGTGAGCGCATCAACATCTCCGAATTCCTCGGCACCAAGAAGATCACCGGCCTCAATGCCTATCCTTGGGCATTCCACGCCCAAAAGGAGAAGCTGCGCACCAGCCTTATCCAGCGCGGCAAGATCTTTGAGGAGCTGGCTGGCCACAACTACAAGCAGTACTCAGGCACTGCCATCACCTGGGACAGCGAGGGCAACGAGGTGCCCGTCCAGGTCGAAGGCCGCATCGTCGTTGATATCAACTCATTCAACCGCTTCAGCCCCTACCGCAACCGCTACGTTGACGACTGGAACGCAAAGGACATGGAAGCACTTTCGGCATGGAAGCGTCAGCATGGACTGGGCAAGGACGGCAACCTCAAGCTGACTCCCTACCACCAGATGCTGGCGCGGTCGCGGACGAGGGGTTACTCCCTCAAGCTGAAGAAGTGGCTCGACTTCTTCGTTGAGCAAGTCACCGAAATTACCTGGAACACAAACGCCTTTGATAAGCTCGTCCTACCCGAGGATCAGAAGGAACTGATTCTCGCCTTCTCCGAGTCGCAACTTGATGGGTCTACTTTTGACGATGTCATTTCCGGCAAGGGTAAAGGCATCATCTGCCTTCTTTCGGGTCCGCCTGGTGTCGGCAAGACCCTGACGGCAGAGGCTGTCGCCGAGAACCTCCGCGTCCCGTTGCATACCCTCAGCTCGGGCGATCTGGGCTCGCAGCCATGGGAGGTGGAGCATGGCCTCTCGCGTATCCTCGAGCTTGTGGCGCGATGGAACGCGATCCTGCTCCTGGATGAGTGCGACGTCTTCCTCGAGGCACGCTCTACGCACGACCTTGAGCGCAACAAGGTCGTCTCCATTTTCCTGAGGACGCTCGAGTACTACGAGGGTATTCTCTTCATGACGACCAACCGCGTCGACAACATCGACCTGGCGTTCCAGTCGCGCATTCATGTTTCGCTAGAGTACCCTGATCTCACTCCAGAATCGCGTCGCCAGATCTGGCGCAACTTCTTGCAGGGGGCGACGCTCAAGAGCGAGGTTTCTGATGAGGATATCGTCGAGTTGTCTGAACTGAAGCTCAATGGCCGGCAGATCAAGAACATCCTCAAGACTGCGCAATTGCTGGCTGCTAGGAAGAAGAGTCCACTCAAGCGCAGCTTCATTGACATTGTTCTTAACATCGAGAAGCGGCGACCTGGAGGCCAGGCTTCTTAG
- a CDS encoding starch binding domain-containing protein, with product MKSSTTLAVATFISSVYGHGYLTIPSSRTRLGHEAGIDSCPECTIREPVSAWPDLTAATVGRSGPCGYNARVSVDYNQPGSNWGSNVVATYTRGQTVDVQWCVDNNGDHGGMFSYRICQDQSIVDKFITPGYLPTDDEKQAAENCFQAGTLKCTDVSGQSCDYSPDCTSGQACWRNDWFTCNAFQASSRRGCQGVDNNALGSCYTSIAGGYTVTKKIKIPDYVSNHTLLSLRWNSFQTGQVYLTCADIAIGGGGSTSPSSTRTTSAAATATSGTCAIASTVAVTFNEIVKTVPGQTIKVAGSIAALGNWNVASAPALSAAQYTSSNNLWTYTVSLPAGTTFEYKFINVASDGTATWESDPNRSYTVPQSCSTAVTVSTSWK from the exons ATGAAGTCATCCACGACCTTGGCAGTTGCCACCTTCATCTCCTCTGTTTATGGACATGGATATCTGACGATCCCGTCTAGCCGCACTCGTCTCGGGCATGAG GCCGGCATAGATTCCTGCCCCGAGTGCACTATCCGGGAGCCCGTCTCGGCTTGGCCGGACCTCACGGCCGCCACCGTCGGACGAAGCGGTCCCTGCGGCTACAATGCTCGCGTCAGCGTCGACTATAACCAGCCCGGAAGCAACTGGGGCAGCAATGTTGTCGCGACCTACACTCGTGGCCAGACCGTCGATGTCCAGTGGTGCGTCGACAACAATGGCGACCACGGCGGCATGTTCAGCTACCGCATCTGCCAAGACCAGTCCATCGTCGACAAGTTCATCACACCCGGATACCTCCCCACCGACGACGAGAAGCAGGCCGCCGAGAACTGCTTCCAGGCCGGCACCCTCAAGTGCACCGATGTCTCAGGCCAGAGCTGCGACTATAGCCCAGATTGCACCTCCGGTCAGGCGTGCTGGCGGAACGACTGGTTCACCTGCAACGCGTTCCAGGCGAGCAGCCGACGCGGGTGCCAGGGCGTCGACAATAACGCGCTGGGGTCTTGCTACACCTCTATCGCCGGCGGCTACACAGTCACCAAGAAGATCAAGATTCCCGACTATGTCTCCAACCACACTCTGCTGTCGCTGCGCTGGAACTCGTTCCAGACCGGCCAGGTCTACCTCACGTGCGCCGACATCGCCATTGGCGGTGGGGGAAGCACTTCGCCGTCCTCGACACGCACGACCAGCGCCGCGGCGACAGCTACGAGCGGCACTTGCGCGATCGCCAGTACTGTGGCTGTTACTTTCAATGAAATTGTGAAAACGGTTCCAGGCCAGACAATCAAGGTCGCGGGTTCCATTGCTGCACTCGGCAACTGGAATGTGGCATCGGCCCCGGCGCTTTCGGCGGCGCAGTACACCAGCTCGAATAACTTGTGGACCTACACTGTCTCGCTGCCGGCCGGGACGACTTTCGAGTACAAGTTCATCAATGTGGCGTCGGATGGGACCGCGACATGGGAGAGCGATCCGAACCGATCCTACACTGTGCCTCAAAGCTGTTCTACTGCGGTCACGGTCAGTACTAGCTGGAAGTAG